One Microbacterium keratanolyticum DNA window includes the following coding sequences:
- a CDS encoding SDR family oxidoreductase, producing MVDLSQPTGAENELRALPRPDGSAPRALVLGATGYIGGRLTPRLLNAGYRVRVLARDRVRAASFPWGAECEIVEGSADDADAVAKATDDVDVVYYLIHSMSAGKGFEEADEHAARTVAEAARRAEVGRIVYLGGLHPDDAKLSAHLSSRVHVGDIFLQSGVPTLVLQAGVVIGSGSASFEMIRHLTEVLPYMPAPKWVRNRIQPIAVRDVLHYLLGAARVDPSVNRAVDIGGPDVLRYGQMMNGYAVEAGLPQRAIAALPVLTPGLASHWVNLVTPVPRSIARPLVASLQNECVVKDRSVDALIPPPADGLTPYRRAVALALGRVDADSVETSWQDAEVFGVPSDPLPSDPDWAGRTVFTDERSVKTSASVEELWQVIQGIGGSNGWYSSPLLWALRGWMDRLVGGVGLQRGRRSRAGARVGDAIDFWRVEAVDETDAGRLLRLRAEMKVPGDAWLELRAVPDTEGARYEQRAVFFPRGLAGRLYWLAVLPFHGFIFAGMAARIAAAAEALKEEQAFVEPG from the coding sequence ATGGTCGATCTCTCCCAGCCCACCGGCGCCGAAAACGAACTGCGCGCGCTCCCACGGCCCGATGGCTCAGCGCCGCGTGCGCTTGTGCTCGGAGCGACGGGCTACATCGGCGGGCGGCTCACACCGCGACTGCTGAACGCCGGCTACCGAGTGCGGGTGCTCGCTCGGGATCGGGTGCGCGCAGCATCCTTCCCCTGGGGTGCCGAGTGCGAGATCGTCGAGGGCTCGGCAGACGACGCGGATGCTGTCGCGAAAGCCACGGATGACGTGGATGTCGTCTACTACCTGATCCACTCGATGAGCGCGGGCAAGGGATTTGAAGAAGCGGATGAGCACGCCGCGCGCACTGTCGCGGAAGCCGCCCGCCGCGCTGAGGTCGGTCGAATCGTCTACCTCGGAGGCCTGCATCCGGATGACGCGAAGCTCTCGGCGCACCTGAGTTCGCGGGTGCATGTCGGCGACATCTTCTTGCAGTCGGGGGTGCCGACGCTCGTGCTGCAGGCCGGTGTCGTGATCGGGTCGGGGTCGGCGTCGTTCGAGATGATCCGGCATCTGACCGAGGTACTCCCGTACATGCCGGCGCCGAAGTGGGTGCGCAATCGGATCCAGCCGATCGCCGTGCGTGACGTGCTGCACTATCTGCTCGGGGCTGCGCGGGTTGACCCTTCGGTGAATCGGGCGGTCGATATCGGCGGGCCAGATGTGCTGCGCTACGGGCAGATGATGAACGGCTACGCCGTCGAGGCGGGGCTGCCGCAGCGCGCGATCGCGGCACTGCCGGTGCTGACACCCGGTCTCGCTTCGCACTGGGTGAACCTGGTGACGCCGGTGCCGCGGTCGATCGCCCGGCCGCTGGTGGCCTCGCTGCAGAACGAGTGCGTCGTGAAGGATCGCTCGGTGGATGCGCTGATCCCGCCGCCCGCGGACGGGCTGACGCCCTATCGCCGTGCCGTCGCACTGGCGCTGGGTCGCGTCGATGCGGACTCGGTGGAGACGAGTTGGCAGGATGCGGAGGTGTTCGGTGTACCCAGTGACCCTCTGCCGAGCGACCCGGACTGGGCCGGACGGACCGTGTTCACCGACGAGCGTTCGGTGAAGACGTCCGCGTCGGTCGAGGAACTGTGGCAGGTGATCCAGGGCATCGGCGGTTCGAACGGCTGGTACTCGTCGCCGCTGCTGTGGGCGCTGCGCGGGTGGATGGACCGCCTCGTCGGCGGCGTCGGCCTGCAGCGCGGCCGCCGCAGTCGTGCGGGCGCACGGGTCGGCGATGCGATCGACTTCTGGCGCGTCGAGGCGGTCGATGAGACGGATGCTGGGCGGCTGTTGCGCCTGCGCGCGGAGATGAAGGTTCCCGGAGATGCGTGGTTGGAGCTGCGGGCGGTTCCGGATACTGAGGGCGCGCGGTACGAGCAGCGGGCAGTGTTCTTCCCGCGGGGGCTGGCCGGGAGGCTGTACTGGTTGGCGGTGCTGCCGTTCCACGGGTTCATCTTTGCGGGAATGGCCGCAAGGATTGCTGCTGCAGCGGAGGCGTTGAAGGAGGAGCAGGCGTTTGTGGAGCCGGGGTGA
- a CDS encoding FxLYD domain-containing protein — protein sequence MTRPPLLSDQISADAAVPESSPVGRSAPRRLHKHLAVAAFVGAWIGAVFAIVPGSAWLSLVVFALTLPLSLVAMRKKAQGGTAFGVAAMAISILGCAVAITLLLGTLQPDPLTELEAQQLREELLSPPGKDAAPERSPKKLPPLQPASPPLLTFAEAGFGRDPLTGEWWYAFIVENGDVGQTHVDTPITAVALGADQAPLQSELLSLSFEPGRTVVAGFFTDVRDSDVVSIDSVISTPPFSVSGPGTQLLAVGNVSETIDSQGIAAVKGDVTNLTDSPLEHVAVTAVAYDTDGTILGFARVGLEALTANETRAIEARFAHALPTGATFEVFAQQE from the coding sequence ATGACACGACCTCCCCTCCTGTCCGATCAGATCTCTGCTGATGCCGCAGTGCCGGAATCCTCTCCTGTCGGGCGTTCTGCCCCTCGGCGTCTGCATAAGCACCTCGCCGTGGCGGCGTTCGTCGGCGCATGGATCGGCGCTGTCTTCGCCATCGTGCCGGGTTCCGCATGGCTCTCTTTGGTCGTGTTCGCGCTCACACTCCCGCTCTCGCTCGTGGCGATGCGGAAGAAGGCGCAGGGAGGAACAGCGTTCGGTGTCGCGGCCATGGCCATCTCGATTCTTGGTTGCGCGGTGGCGATCACGCTCTTGCTGGGCACTCTCCAGCCGGATCCGCTGACGGAGCTCGAGGCTCAGCAGCTGCGTGAGGAGCTTCTCTCCCCTCCTGGGAAAGATGCAGCGCCAGAGCGCTCGCCCAAAAAACTGCCGCCCCTGCAGCCCGCTTCGCCTCCGCTCCTCACGTTCGCCGAGGCAGGGTTCGGGCGCGACCCGCTCACCGGAGAGTGGTGGTACGCGTTCATCGTGGAGAACGGCGATGTCGGGCAGACGCATGTTGACACTCCAATCACCGCCGTGGCACTTGGCGCAGACCAGGCCCCGCTGCAGTCCGAGCTGCTCAGCTTGTCTTTCGAACCTGGGCGCACCGTTGTCGCGGGCTTCTTCACCGACGTACGAGACTCCGATGTCGTCTCGATCGACTCCGTGATCAGCACTCCCCCCTTCTCCGTATCGGGCCCTGGCACCCAGTTACTCGCGGTCGGCAACGTCTCCGAGACCATCGACTCTCAGGGCATCGCTGCGGTGAAGGGCGATGTGACGAACCTGACTGATTCTCCGCTCGAGCACGTCGCCGTGACAGCGGTTGCCTACGACACCGACGGGACCATCCTCGGCTTCGCAAGGGTGGGGCTCGAAGCCCTGACTGCGAATGAAACGCGTGCGATCGAAGCGCGATTCGCCCACGCCCTGCCGACAGGTGCAACGTTCGAAGTGTTCGCTCAGCAGGAGTGA
- a CDS encoding DUF4303 domain-containing protein, which produces MPAKTSALDWKALDAHILDRLTESVRDHAARHPGDHIYGAAFHVFYGETGGVVAWPALAIATEEDLVAITAESRFSPDDLRWSPADWSVQLDPSEQDDAWVAKVEAHAVAGDDAHWEKAYDRFLRAFAKAAKKARGSLVAEGLVEKSFIAVAMDEAWELIPLSLTPAQVRAHFPELDEEAQELARLAALPPRERAVALGGIIDAFVPGAVSGEDAVRLLVQLGPDAAAVAVERMPRSRDRWRWAKVLADTGIADDSVIEALTTVMKGKKLSEPDRAWAAAALARLGRLDVVLAEGARVPQPVLRRALAAPLTSFRDHAVTHIPLDYTPLEEALATDPALAEEMLAELAPGSGYCAITPAEADTARAALDSPFEVIRRHARIVLEDAGAR; this is translated from the coding sequence ATGCCCGCAAAGACGTCCGCCCTTGACTGGAAGGCGCTCGACGCGCATATCCTCGACCGCCTCACGGAATCCGTGCGGGATCACGCAGCGCGGCATCCGGGCGATCACATCTATGGCGCAGCGTTCCACGTCTTCTACGGGGAGACCGGCGGAGTGGTCGCCTGGCCCGCGCTGGCGATCGCCACGGAAGAAGACCTCGTCGCGATCACTGCGGAGTCGCGCTTCTCGCCCGATGACCTGCGGTGGAGCCCGGCCGATTGGAGCGTGCAGCTCGATCCCTCCGAGCAAGACGACGCGTGGGTCGCGAAGGTCGAAGCACATGCCGTCGCGGGTGATGACGCCCACTGGGAGAAGGCCTACGATCGCTTCCTGCGTGCGTTCGCGAAGGCGGCAAAGAAGGCGCGCGGATCACTCGTCGCCGAAGGTCTTGTCGAGAAGAGCTTCATCGCCGTCGCGATGGATGAGGCCTGGGAGCTCATCCCGCTGAGCCTCACCCCGGCACAGGTGCGCGCGCACTTCCCGGAACTCGACGAGGAAGCACAGGAGCTGGCACGGCTTGCCGCCCTCCCGCCGCGGGAGCGGGCCGTCGCGCTCGGTGGGATCATCGACGCATTCGTCCCGGGGGCGGTGTCGGGTGAGGATGCGGTGCGCCTGCTGGTGCAGCTCGGCCCGGACGCTGCGGCCGTCGCCGTCGAGCGGATGCCCCGCTCTCGTGACCGCTGGCGCTGGGCGAAGGTGCTCGCCGACACCGGCATCGCCGACGATTCTGTGATCGAGGCGCTCACGACTGTGATGAAGGGCAAGAAGCTCTCGGAGCCGGATCGCGCCTGGGCGGCGGCTGCGCTGGCGCGGCTCGGGCGTCTCGACGTGGTGCTGGCGGAAGGCGCGCGGGTGCCGCAACCGGTGCTGCGGCGTGCGCTCGCGGCACCGTTGACGTCATTCCGCGACCATGCCGTCACGCACATTCCCCTCGACTACACGCCACTTGAGGAAGCGCTCGCCACCGACCCCGCGCTGGCGGAGGAGATGCTCGCGGAGCTCGCACCGGGAAGCGGGTACTGCGCGATTACTCCGGCGGAAGCCGACACCGCACGCGCCGCACTCGATTCGCCCTTCGAAGTGATCCGACGACATGCACGCATCGTGTTGGAAGATGCGGGCGCCCGATAG
- a CDS encoding DUF2520 domain-containing protein gives MTRSHALGPETTFAVIGAGRLGTVLAPALRAAGFTVHGPLGRGETVRADIALLAVPDAAIADAAAAAHGFARRVGHLSGATSLDAVDFRLHPLQTFTGVEGPDAFRGIGAAVAGRTSADEHLAADIATALGARAFPLDDARRGEYHAAASFASNFVLTVLDAAEQLAGASGVRGSRELLAPLILQTVENWRSAGATQALTGPIARGDEETVARQRAASASADLGDLFDALAAATRTIAARSAQHPPTDRETAA, from the coding sequence ATGACCAGATCGCACGCGCTCGGCCCCGAAACGACGTTTGCGGTGATCGGCGCAGGGCGCCTCGGAACTGTCCTCGCCCCAGCGCTGCGCGCGGCCGGTTTCACCGTGCACGGACCTCTCGGCCGCGGTGAGACAGTGCGCGCTGACATCGCGCTTCTTGCGGTGCCCGATGCGGCGATTGCGGATGCTGCCGCTGCCGCCCACGGTTTCGCGCGCCGGGTCGGCCACCTCTCGGGGGCGACCTCGCTCGATGCCGTGGACTTCCGGCTTCACCCGCTGCAGACCTTTACCGGCGTCGAAGGGCCCGATGCCTTCCGCGGCATCGGTGCGGCGGTCGCCGGCCGCACGTCAGCGGATGAGCACCTGGCCGCCGACATCGCCACAGCCCTCGGCGCCCGGGCGTTCCCGCTCGACGACGCGCGACGCGGCGAGTATCACGCAGCCGCGTCCTTCGCCTCGAACTTCGTGCTCACCGTGCTCGACGCAGCGGAACAGCTCGCCGGAGCGAGTGGCGTCCGCGGTTCGCGGGAGCTTCTTGCCCCTCTCATCCTGCAGACGGTTGAGAACTGGCGTAGCGCCGGCGCCACGCAGGCGCTGACGGGGCCGATCGCCCGCGGCGACGAGGAGACGGTGGCGCGGCAGCGCGCAGCATCCGCCTCCGCCGACCTCGGCGATCTCTTCGACGCACTTGCGGCGGCGACGCGCACGATCGCGGCGCGCTCCGCGCAGCATCCGCCCACAGACAGGGAGACGGCAGCATGA
- the panC gene encoding pantoate--beta-alanine ligase — MRILRTIAEVRGAVVAARDRGESVGLVPTMGAFHEGHLSLMRRAREGNDLVVVSLFVNPTQFGANEDLSTYPRDEARDAALAKAAGVDILFAPDAAEIYPDGFATSIHVAGITDVLDGESRGPHHFDGVATVVTKLFGIVRPDVAYFGQKDAQQVLVVRRVVRDLDLDVRIEACPIVREADGLAMSSRNVYLDDAARVQATALNRALDAAAALHLAGERDGVRIVDAARSMLADAGITPEYLELRDANTLQPVPTVEGDALLAVAAHIGAARLIDNHVLHATHGRGDA; from the coding sequence ATGAGAATCCTCCGCACGATCGCCGAGGTACGCGGGGCCGTCGTCGCCGCTCGCGACCGCGGCGAGAGCGTCGGCCTCGTCCCGACGATGGGTGCCTTCCACGAGGGCCACCTCTCGCTCATGCGGCGTGCGCGCGAGGGCAACGACCTTGTCGTTGTCTCGCTGTTCGTCAATCCGACGCAGTTCGGCGCGAACGAAGACCTCAGCACGTATCCGCGCGATGAGGCGCGCGATGCCGCACTCGCCAAGGCTGCGGGCGTCGACATCCTCTTCGCCCCGGATGCGGCCGAGATCTACCCCGACGGCTTCGCGACGAGCATCCATGTGGCGGGCATCACCGACGTGCTCGACGGTGAATCCCGCGGGCCCCACCACTTCGACGGCGTCGCCACAGTTGTGACGAAGCTGTTCGGTATCGTGCGCCCCGACGTCGCGTACTTCGGGCAGAAGGATGCCCAACAGGTTCTCGTCGTGCGCCGCGTCGTGCGCGACCTCGACCTCGACGTGCGGATCGAGGCTTGCCCGATCGTGCGGGAAGCCGACGGTCTCGCCATGAGCTCCCGCAACGTGTACCTCGACGACGCGGCCCGCGTGCAGGCCACCGCACTGAACCGTGCGCTCGACGCCGCCGCCGCGCTGCATCTCGCGGGGGAGCGCGACGGTGTGCGAATCGTGGATGCGGCGCGCAGCATGCTCGCCGACGCCGGAATCACGCCGGAATACCTCGAACTGCGCGACGCCAACACGCTGCAGCCCGTGCCCACCGTCGAGGGCGACGCGCTCCTGGCCGTCGCCGCGCACATCGGCGCCGCGCGGCTGATCGACAACCACGTTCTGCACGCAACCCACGGGAGAGGCGACGCCTGA
- the panD gene encoding aspartate 1-decarboxylase, with amino-acid sequence MRRTMLKSKIHRATITGSDLHYVGSITIDPDLLDAADILVHEQVHVVDVDNGARFETYTIAGERGSGVMQVNGAAARLVHSGDTIIVISYADYSREDLVTYEPRVVHVDRSNSIIQVDDVVDALLTEATA; translated from the coding sequence ATGCGACGCACCATGCTGAAGTCGAAGATCCACCGCGCGACGATCACGGGCAGCGATCTGCACTACGTCGGCTCGATCACGATCGACCCCGACCTGCTCGATGCCGCCGACATCCTGGTGCATGAGCAGGTGCACGTCGTCGATGTCGACAACGGCGCCCGCTTCGAGACGTACACGATCGCGGGAGAGCGCGGCTCGGGCGTCATGCAGGTCAACGGCGCCGCTGCCCGACTTGTGCACTCCGGCGACACGATCATCGTCATCTCCTATGCCGACTACTCACGCGAAGACCTCGTGACCTACGAGCCGCGGGTCGTGCACGTCGACCGGTCGAACAGCATCATCCAGGTCGATGACGTGGTCGACGCGCTGCTGACCGAGGCCACCGCATGA
- the panB gene encoding 3-methyl-2-oxobutanoate hydroxymethyltransferase: protein MSAHAAPTTRVALTDLAAKKAAREPIVMITAYDHPSAQIVEAAGVDVVLVGDSAAMTVLGYDSTVPVTVDEMIMLTRAVRRGLSRPLLVGDLPFGSYEASDELVIATAQRFVKEAGCDLVKIERGGTSVDRARALVHAGIPVVGHVGLTPQSVAALGGYRAQGRTAEAALALRDEALALQAAGCSLLVIEAVPSEVAEMIVAALEIPVIGIGAGASVDGQVLVFHDLLGIYDGPAAKFVKRYADLRGAMVDGVAAYAHEVREGSYPAPEHEYRMPEDESSRLREALCSAR from the coding sequence ATGAGCGCGCACGCCGCCCCGACGACACGCGTCGCCCTCACCGACCTGGCGGCGAAGAAGGCGGCTCGCGAGCCGATCGTCATGATCACGGCCTACGACCACCCGAGTGCGCAGATCGTCGAAGCGGCGGGCGTGGACGTCGTTCTGGTCGGCGACTCGGCCGCGATGACGGTGCTCGGCTACGACAGCACCGTTCCCGTCACGGTCGACGAGATGATCATGCTCACCAGGGCGGTGCGTCGCGGCCTCTCCCGGCCACTGCTCGTCGGCGATCTGCCGTTCGGCTCGTACGAGGCGTCCGATGAGTTGGTGATCGCGACCGCGCAGCGCTTCGTCAAAGAGGCCGGATGCGACCTCGTCAAGATCGAACGCGGCGGAACCAGCGTCGATCGAGCACGAGCTCTCGTGCACGCGGGCATCCCGGTCGTCGGTCACGTCGGGCTCACCCCACAGTCGGTGGCCGCCCTCGGCGGATATCGTGCGCAGGGACGCACGGCCGAGGCGGCTCTCGCCCTGCGCGATGAGGCACTCGCCTTGCAGGCGGCCGGATGCTCGCTGCTCGTGATCGAGGCCGTGCCGAGCGAGGTCGCAGAGATGATCGTGGCTGCGCTGGAGATCCCGGTGATCGGCATCGGCGCGGGCGCGAGTGTCGACGGGCAGGTGCTCGTGTTCCACGACCTGCTCGGCATCTATGACGGCCCGGCCGCGAAGTTCGTCAAGCGCTATGCCGATCTACGCGGCGCGATGGTCGATGGTGTGGCGGCCTACGCGCATGAGGTGCGCGAAGGTTCATACCCGGCACCTGAGCACGAGTATCGGATGCCCGAGGACGAGTCCTCACGGCTTCGGGAAGCGCTCTGCTCGGCGCGCTGA
- a CDS encoding TraR/DksA family transcriptional regulator, translated as MDTARFRALLDARRAELEELLARLERDEASIRHDRADATADDEHDPEGTTLSGEWQKLDGLQRSMKAELAEVLAALGRIDDGTYGRCIRCGQPIPTGRLEVRPMATMCVPCAEKAS; from the coding sequence ATGGACACTGCCCGCTTCCGCGCTCTGCTCGATGCGCGTCGCGCCGAGCTCGAAGAGCTTCTCGCGCGGCTGGAGCGTGACGAGGCCAGCATCCGCCATGACCGCGCCGACGCGACGGCCGACGACGAGCACGACCCCGAGGGGACGACGCTGTCGGGGGAGTGGCAGAAGCTCGACGGGCTGCAGCGCTCGATGAAGGCCGAACTCGCCGAAGTTCTCGCCGCACTCGGCCGCATCGACGACGGCACCTACGGCAGGTGCATCCGCTGCGGCCAGCCGATTCCGACCGGGCGGCTGGAAGTGCGCCCGATGGCGACGATGTGCGTGCCGTGTGCCGAGAAGGCGAGCTGA
- a CDS encoding MFS transporter, with the protein MNASGDSTTADARVTPDAAARRARLAVAALFLTNGALFANLLPRYPEIKAALGLDNATFGLSVAALPAGAIVAGLAAAVIIRRFGSARVAVFGTTLTSLGFLAAGLAPSALLFALALLLAGASDAITDVAQNAHGLRVQKRYGRSIINFFHAIWSIGAVIGGVMGAAAIALGLPVAVHLGISTAVFATVALLALRFCLPGKDEADAVADVPEALTPPRRGVSPRIILMLAALTLVAMAGGIAEDAGNSWATIYLAESLGAPAAIAPIGFIALVGAQFVGRMLGDPMTDRFGARAVARVGGLIAAVGMGLALAFPSIPGTIAGFAVVGFGIATLIPAAMHAADELPGLRAGVGLTIVSWLLRLGFLLSPPIVGFIADNESLRAGLLIAPIAGIVALLLAGALPKREPRTR; encoded by the coding sequence ATGAATGCCTCGGGTGACTCCACAACCGCCGACGCCCGTGTGACCCCGGATGCCGCCGCCCGCCGAGCCCGGCTCGCGGTCGCCGCGCTCTTCCTCACGAACGGTGCTCTGTTCGCGAACCTGCTGCCGCGGTACCCCGAGATCAAAGCCGCGCTCGGCCTCGACAACGCGACGTTCGGACTCTCGGTGGCGGCGCTCCCTGCGGGCGCGATCGTCGCAGGTCTTGCTGCGGCGGTGATCATCCGGCGTTTCGGATCGGCGCGCGTCGCCGTGTTCGGCACGACCCTCACGAGCCTCGGCTTCCTCGCCGCGGGCCTCGCACCCTCGGCGTTGCTCTTCGCCCTCGCGCTGCTGCTGGCGGGGGCGAGCGATGCCATCACCGACGTCGCGCAGAATGCCCATGGCCTGCGGGTGCAGAAGCGCTACGGGCGTTCGATCATCAACTTCTTCCACGCGATCTGGTCGATCGGAGCGGTCATCGGCGGCGTCATGGGCGCAGCGGCGATCGCCCTCGGCCTGCCCGTGGCCGTGCATCTCGGCATCTCGACGGCGGTGTTCGCGACGGTTGCGCTGCTCGCGCTGCGCTTCTGCCTGCCGGGCAAGGACGAGGCGGATGCTGTCGCTGACGTCCCCGAAGCGCTCACCCCGCCGCGCCGCGGCGTGAGTCCTCGAATCATCCTGATGCTCGCCGCGCTCACCCTCGTCGCGATGGCCGGCGGCATCGCTGAGGACGCCGGCAACTCCTGGGCGACGATCTACCTCGCCGAATCCCTCGGAGCTCCTGCGGCTATCGCGCCGATCGGGTTCATCGCCCTCGTCGGCGCGCAGTTCGTGGGACGCATGCTCGGCGACCCCATGACCGACCGTTTCGGTGCCCGCGCGGTCGCACGCGTCGGAGGATTGATCGCCGCGGTCGGCATGGGGCTCGCGCTCGCCTTCCCCTCGATTCCGGGCACGATCGCAGGCTTCGCAGTCGTCGGTTTCGGCATCGCCACCCTGATCCCCGCGGCGATGCACGCGGCGGACGAGCTCCCAGGACTCCGCGCGGGTGTCGGCCTCACGATCGTCTCGTGGCTGCTGCGCCTCGGATTCCTGTTGTCGCCACCCATCGTCGGGTTCATCGCCGACAACGAGTCGCTGCGCGCGGGCCTGCTCATCGCGCCGATCGCGGGAATCGTGGCGCTGCTTCTCGCCGGCGCCCTGCCGAAGCGGGAGCCTCGGACGCGCTGA
- a CDS encoding ABC transporter permease yields MSTPTRTPVRETSAVWLVAEREIGSKLRSKAFMISTGIMMLIALAGVLFGGFTAKNPDPTSIAVTSETVAVAEAMQNTKITEVADAAAAEELVRNGDVSVALVPSDDPTFGYSAVFLDGVSNSLLMQLAKVPSVDILEPATTDGMLRYFIAIAFGIVFLIAASTFGGTIAQSVVEEKQTRVVELLISAIPARTLLAGKVLGNTVLAMGQILLLAAIAVVGLSVTGQSEVLSFLGAPILWFAVFFLFGFILLAALFAAAAAMVSRQEDIGSTTMPITMLVMLPYFLVIFFNDNPLVMTILSYVPFSAPVGMPMRLFVGEAQWWEPLVSLVILLISCGVAIAIGAKIYENSLLRMGGRVKLKEALRG; encoded by the coding sequence GTGAGCACCCCCACCCGCACTCCGGTGCGCGAGACGTCCGCGGTCTGGCTGGTCGCCGAGCGTGAGATCGGATCGAAGCTGCGCAGCAAGGCGTTCATGATCTCGACCGGGATCATGATGTTGATCGCCCTCGCCGGTGTCCTCTTCGGCGGCTTCACCGCGAAGAACCCCGACCCGACGTCGATCGCGGTGACCTCCGAGACCGTTGCTGTCGCCGAGGCGATGCAGAACACGAAGATCACCGAGGTCGCGGATGCGGCCGCCGCGGAGGAACTGGTGCGCAACGGCGACGTGAGCGTGGCTCTCGTCCCGAGCGATGACCCGACCTTCGGCTACAGCGCCGTCTTCCTCGACGGTGTCTCCAACTCGCTGCTCATGCAGCTCGCGAAGGTTCCGTCTGTCGACATCCTCGAGCCGGCGACGACGGATGGGATGCTGCGCTACTTCATCGCCATCGCCTTCGGCATTGTCTTCCTGATCGCGGCGTCGACGTTCGGTGGCACGATCGCGCAGAGCGTCGTCGAAGAGAAGCAGACGCGCGTCGTCGAGCTGCTGATCTCGGCGATCCCCGCCCGCACGCTCCTGGCCGGCAAGGTGCTCGGCAACACGGTGCTCGCGATGGGGCAGATCCTGCTGCTCGCTGCCATCGCCGTCGTCGGACTCTCGGTGACGGGGCAGAGCGAGGTGCTGTCGTTCCTCGGCGCACCGATCCTGTGGTTCGCCGTGTTCTTCCTCTTCGGGTTCATCCTGCTGGCGGCGCTGTTCGCTGCGGCCGCCGCGATGGTCTCGCGTCAGGAGGACATCGGATCGACGACCATGCCGATCACGATGCTCGTGATGTTGCCGTACTTCCTCGTCATCTTCTTCAACGACAACCCGCTGGTCATGACGATCCTGTCGTACGTGCCGTTCTCGGCGCCCGTGGGCATGCCGATGCGCCTGTTCGTCGGAGAGGCGCAGTGGTGGGAGCCGCTCGTGTCGCTCGTCATCCTGCTCATCAGCTGCGGCGTCGCCATCGCGATCGGCGCGAAGATCTACGAGAACTCGCTGCTGCGCATGGGCGGCCGCGTGAAGCTCAAGGAGGCCCTGCGAGGCTGA
- a CDS encoding ABC transporter ATP-binding protein: MTTGQLNLSGITKSYGSRRVLDDITFPVAPGRLTGFVGGNGAGKTTTMRIILGVLSADGGSVTLNGQEITTADRRRFGYMPEERGLYPKMKVLEQVAYLARLHGFSKADATARATALLTELGLGERLDSLIESLSLGNQQRAQIAAALVHEPEVLILDEPFSGLDPLAVDVVAGVLQARAAQGVSILFSSHQLDVVERLCDDLVIIAGGTIRASGSRDALRAQYSAPRYELVSAGDAGWLRAEPGVTVVDFEGGSAVFDVDSPDTAQRVLRSAVDRGGVNSFAPQHPTLAQIFKEVIQ; this comes from the coding sequence ATGACAACAGGGCAGCTGAACCTCTCCGGCATCACCAAGAGCTACGGCTCGCGGCGCGTGCTCGATGACATCACCTTCCCGGTCGCTCCTGGCCGCCTGACGGGCTTCGTCGGCGGCAACGGCGCCGGCAAGACCACGACCATGCGCATCATCCTGGGCGTGCTGTCCGCCGATGGCGGCAGCGTCACGCTGAACGGCCAGGAGATCACGACCGCCGACCGCCGCCGCTTCGGCTATATGCCCGAAGAGCGCGGGCTGTACCCGAAGATGAAGGTGCTTGAGCAGGTCGCCTATCTGGCCCGCCTCCACGGCTTCTCGAAGGCGGATGCCACGGCGCGCGCGACCGCGCTGCTGACCGAGCTCGGCCTGGGTGAGCGCCTGGATTCGCTGATCGAGTCGCTGTCGCTGGGCAACCAGCAGCGCGCGCAGATCGCCGCGGCGCTCGTGCACGAACCGGAAGTGCTCATCCTCGATGAGCCGTTCTCCGGTCTCGACCCACTCGCCGTCGATGTCGTCGCCGGCGTCCTGCAGGCGCGTGCCGCACAGGGCGTGTCGATCCTGTTCTCGTCACACCAGCTCGATGTCGTCGAACGCCTCTGCGACGATCTCGTCATCATCGCAGGCGGCACGATCCGTGCATCGGGCTCACGCGACGCCCTCCGCGCACAGTACTCGGCACCCCGCTATGAACTCGTCTCCGCCGGAGACGCGGGCTGGCTCCGCGCTGAGCCCGGCGTCACGGTTGTGGACTTCGAGGGCGGATCGGCCGTCTTCGACGTCGACAGCCCCGACACTGCTCAGCGCGTGCTGCGCTCCGCGGTCGATCGCGGCGGCGTGAACAGCTTCGCCCCGCAGCATCCGACTCTTGCCCAGATCTTCAAGGAGGTCATCCAGTGA